GAACAAATTTTGGAAAAAGCCACTAAATTTGGCTTGTCTGAGGAGTTTGTTAATCGATTCTTGACTGCCGTGCACCAAGAATCAATCAAAATGCAAAACGAAATCATGGCTGATAAAAAAGCCTAATTTCAATGAAAGGACGAGTAATAAAATCCACGGGAAGCTGGTACAGCATCGCTACCGATTCGGGCGAAACTTTTGAGGCAAGAATTAGAGGGAAATTCAGGCTCAAAGGCATCAAACACACCAATCCGATTGCGGTGGGCGACGAAGTGGAATTTAGCTTAGATAAAGACAATATTGCTTTTATAGAAAAAATTTACGAGCGCCATAATTACATTATTCGGCGCTCGGTAAATTTATCTAAGAAAACACATATTATCGCCTCAAACATAGATGTAGCAGTGATTCTTGCTACATTCAAAAATCCACGCACTTCTACGGGCTTTATCGACAGATTTCTGGTTACAGCCGAGGCATATCACATTCATCCCGTGATTTTGTTTAACAAAGTAGACGAAATCACACCAGAGGAACGCCCAGAGTTTGAAACTCTCAAGAAAATCTATACCGATATTGGCTATCAAGTTTTGGAAATTTCTGCTACCGAAAACATTGGGCTCAATAAAGTAAAAGACCTACTCAAAGACCAAACAAGCGTATTTATGGGACATTCTGGCGTGGGCAAATCTACCTTGGTAAATGCCTTAAATCCTGAATTAAATTTAAAAACTAAAATGGTATCTACCTTTAATCAAAAAGGGCAGCACACCACCACTTTTGCACAAATGTACGCTTGGCCGTTTGGCGGCTACATTATCGACACGCCAGGGATTAAGGAATTTGGATTGGCAGATTTTAAAGAAGACGAGATCCAAAACTATTTCCCAGAACTTTTTAAGCTAAAACAAGATTGCAAATTCCATAATTGCAAGCACCTCAACGAGCCTAAATGTGCTGTGAAAGAGGCTTTGGAAGCTGGAGAAATAGCACCAAGCCGTTTTGAAAGTTATTTAAATTTTATCGCAGAAAGTAATGAGAGTAGTCATACAAAGAGTTAAACACGCACAAGTAGAAGTTGCCGAACAATTAATCGGGAAAATTGGATTGGGGCTGATGATTTTAATCGGATTTGAAGCCGACGAGACCGAAGAAGAATTTGAATGGCTGAGCCAAAAAATCGTGAATCTTCGTATTTTTCCAGACGAAAATGGTGTGATGAACCGTTCTATTTTGGACTGCGATGGCGAAATTTTGCTCGTAAGCCAATTCACGCTACATGCCGCAACCAAGAAGGGAAACCGCCCGTCGTATATACGAGCGGCTAAGCCTGATTTAGCAATTCCATACTACGAAAAAATGATTTCGGTTTTAGGGCAAAAACTGGGCAAGCCTGTGCAAACGGGAGAATTTGGCGCGGATATGCAGGTAAGCCTTTTAAACGATGGCCCTGTAACTATAATCATTGATACCAAGCAGAAAGATTTTTAATTGAAATTTTCACACAGAGACTCTGAGTAGAGCCTAGAGAGACACAATCATAACGACTTTAGCCAAAAAATAAAACACAGTATCATGATGCTGAACTTGATTCAGCATCTCACAAAAAAAGCTTCAAAAATTGAATTTTGAAGCTTTTTTATTTTTTAATCCTTATTTTCCCCATACTTAAAGAACAAATACATTCCGCCAAGCGAGAAAAGGAACACAAAAAGGGTTTGAATAATATTTTCAATTGTCCAGCCCTCGCGATACACATGTGGCACATTGATTAAAACCATCATAATCAATGCAAAAATCAGGGCTCTAATAAATGGTTTTCTTTTTCTAAACATCATTAAATTTCTTTTAAATCTAGTCCTCCATAATTTCCGCTACTCATCATCAAAAATACTTTTCCAGCCTTTGGTAAGGTTTCAATATAATTTTTGAGTCCTTGTGGCTCGGTAAAAACAATCAAACTTTGATCATTAAACGCTTCTTTGATAAAGGCTGGCTCGATAGGCTCACGACGTTTGATGCGCAAAGCTTCCTCGTTGTAATAAACCACTTTTATTTCGGCTTTGGCCAAAGAATCTTTATACTGCACCAAAAATTCAGGATTGAGCGAGCTATAGGTATGTAATTCAAGGCAAGCTACTAAGTCATTGGCAGGATATTGTTCCTTTACTGCTGCAGTGCTAGAGCTCACTTTCGATGGCGCGTGAGCAAAATCTTTGTACACTACATAATCTTTGTTTCTTTTGACTAGTTCAAGGCGTTTAGATGCTCCCTTAAAGCTTTGAATAGCTTCGTAAAACTCTTCATCCATCATGCCTAAGTGATTGCAAATATGTCGAGCGCCTTCTAAATTGCTTAAATTATGTTTTCCGAAGATTTCTAAAGGGATTGGGCCTTCTGCAGTTTCCAAATAAGTGATACCGTCTTCAATATAATGCGCAGGCGTCTTATACGGAATTTTGCGAATAGGATTTTGAGATTTCAACACGACACGCACCACATTTGGGTCTTCTGCGTTGTAAACGATGATTCCGCCATTTACGATACTGTCTACAAATTTCTCGAATTGCTCTACATAATTCTCAAAAGTAGGGAAAACATTGATGTGGTCCCATGCTATGCCACTCAAAAGCGCCACATTGGGCTGATACAACAAGAATTTTGAGCGACGATCGAGCGCAGATGACAAATATTCATCTCCCTCCATAATCATAAAATCGCTTTCTTCTGTCGAGCGCACCATTACCTCAAATCCTTCTAATTGAGCGCCTACCATATAATCCTCCTCACGCCCATGATAATGCAAAGCATGCAAAATCATCGAGGTGATGGTGGTTTTCCCGTGCGAACCGCCTATGACTACGCGTGTTTTGTCCTTGGACTGCTCGTACAAAAATTCTGGATACGAATAAATCTTCAGACCTAATTCTTGCGCTTTTAGCATTTCTGGGTTATCACTTTGGGCATGCATCCCCAATATTACAGCATCTAAATCTGGCGTAATGCGCTCTGGGAACCATCCAATTTCAGGAGGCAATATGCCATATTTCTCTAATCTCGACTTTGATGGCTCAAAAATCGAATCATCAGATCCTGTAACTTGGTAGCCTTTTTGTTTCAAAGCGATGGCTAAATTGTGCATGGCACTTCCCCCTATGGCGATAAAATGGACTTTCATAGCTAATTATGTTTCGGTCTGCCAAAGATACAAATTATACAATGCTTTTGCAGGCTTAAAATTGATTTTTTAAAAGTGTAAAGCAAACAATTTGTTAAACATTCAATGTTCCATCATAAATTAATGCCAATAATTATTTTTGGTATGTTTTGGCACACGATTTGAAAAATAAAAGACAAATACAAGCGCTAAATTTGTATTTGTCCTCATGTGTTAGAATTTTACTCCCGTTGTGAATCAGCGGGAGTTTTTTGTTTTAAAAAATTTGATTTTAAAGTATTTTTCTAAGCAGATTATCTACTGTAAAAATCAATAAAAATGGATTTTATCTGAATTTCTGGTACATCTTCACGCTTGCGCTTTCGATATTGCCAGGCATGGGCGGATCAAGTTTAGCCAATTGAATTTCAGCTCCTTCTATTTGGTCTGAGTAATTTTTTATTTCGGCTAAAATATCATAGCATACTTTTTCCAAAAGATTGCTTTTCTGCTTCATTCGGCGATGAATTATTTCTGACAAATCTGCATAGTTTATGGTATACTTCAAATCGTCGGTTTTTCCTGCCTGCGTTAAATCTACTTCCACACGCAAATTTACCACATACCATGCACCGATTACATTTTCTTCGGGCAAGCAGCCGTGGTATGCGTAAATTTTAATGTTCGTTAAATGAATTTCACCTAACATGCTATTTCAACTGTTGTAATAGTGTTACGGCAGGCTCCACGCTATCATACATTCCTAGATGTTTGAATGTAATGATAAGCAATGCTCCTGCGATAAATCCTATAAGAGCCAACCATGAGATATTTTTAACATACCAGAAGAAATCTATTTTTTCCATTCCCATAGCGGCAACTCCAGCGGCAGAACCAATAATAAGTAGAGAGCCTCCTGTTCCTGCAGCGTATGCTATAAAATGCCATAGCTCGGCATCCATAGGATCATTGAACATCCCAATTGATGCGGCAACTAGTGGAACATTATCTATAACTGCAGAACCTATACCTAGCAATAATACTACGATTTCTTCTTGTGGTATGGTGGTATTAAGCCATTCAGCAAAGTTAAAAAGCATTCCTAAACTTTCTAATGCGGCTACTGCCATCAAAATTCCTAAAAAGAATAGGATACTTGACATTTCAATTCTGCCCAAAGCTCTGTGCACAGAGAATTGTTTTTTTCTTTGATGAACCTCTTCCATGGTATTGCAGTCATTGTAGTCAAACTTAAAGTTTGTAACAAACTCAGCAGCAAACCAAACCACTCCTAATGATAACATCATTCCTACATAAGGTGGCAAATGGGTTAACGTTTTAAATACGGGTACAAAAATAATCATTCCTAAACCTAGGTATAACATCACAGCACTACTTGGTAGTTTTTGGCGATCTCCCTCCTCCTCTGGCGTTACTTGCCCCTTGAATGCAGGCAAAAAAGAAGCTACCGCAAATGGAACTGCAAAACACAACACCGCAGGGATCACCAAATATTCTATAAGTTTAGCCACACTCACTTTTCCTGCAATCCACAACATAGTAGTGGTAACATCTCCTATAGGAGACCATGCTCCACCTGCATTGGCAGCTATCACAATAAGCCCGGCATACCACAAACGCTCCTCTTTATTAGGAATTATTTTTCTCAAAATGGTGATTAAAACTATGGTTGCAGTAAGGTTATCTATAATGGCAGATAAGAAAAATGCCAAGACCCCTACAATCCAAAGTAGTTTACGCTTGCTGCGTGTTTTTACAAAATCTTTGATAATTTCGAAACCTCTGTGCAAATCAATGATTTCTACAATGGTCATGGCTCCGATAAGGAAAAATAGAATTTCGGCGGTTTTTCCTAAATGGTGAAGTAAACTTTCTTCTATTGCCTCAAGTTTAGCTTCGCTCACATCTGGAATACCAAGATGCTCGAAGATAGGCACCAGCCCATTATTGATTTCGTACACGGTGAGCAAATTAGTCGAAAGTAAAGCCCACATAACGGCTGCCATGATAAGTGCTGGCACAGTTTTATCTAACTTAATAGTATGTTCTAAAGTGATTAAAACATAGCCAACAATAAATACTAATACAATAATTGTGTTCATTGTTTTGAATTTGTTTTATTATTTCAAACTTCAATTTTACAAATTTTATATGAATTTTAATGTGTCTTCTTATGTCAAATTTACCTTGATATTAATCATAATGGGATTTTATAGCTTTATATTTTGAATATTTCAAAATATGTTTATTTTAGGAGGAAGGAGGTTGCATTTTTCTAAAATAGGGCAAAATGCTTTTTTGTATGATAGGATGAATCCAAATATTTGGATAAGAAAAAAAATAGAATTATATTTGCAGTCCGTTTCAAACGGGGTCCTATAGCTCAGCTGGTTAGAGCACTTGACTCATAATCAAGGGGTCCCTGGTTCGAGCCCAGGTGGGACCACCTTTTATAAATCCCCTTAAAGCAGTGACTTTGAGGGGAATATTTTTTATAGGAGCAATCGGGACTTGCTTTATTGCGTTTTTAATTCCTTTTTTAAAACACAAAGCCCATCCGAAAACGGATGAGCTCTGCTTAAATGAATGAAAAACGAATCCAATGAGTACGATTTACTAATTGTGTAATTTTTTTTCTCTTAAATATTCTAATAAATACGCTGGTCTATCTGTCTGAATAATTCTTGCACCTAATTCATTTATCAAATATCCATACGCAGCATCTCTATCTTGCAATGCCATATCATCATCATAGCCACCAGCTAAAGTGTCCCATAAAGTATTATACCAAATTAGTGATTTGCCCTTCAATACTTGTTTTAAATCTTTAGGTAACGGATTATCCTTGCTTTTAAAGACTAACTCAAAAGCAACTGGCTTCATATCCTTTACAAAGTCAACCACCATTTCTTTAGCTTTTGGTTTATCTAAATTTATAACAGGCATATATATGACTTTTTTGAGATATTCACCATATTTCTTATGAACATTTGCAGGCGATTTACCACCTTTCATAATTATCTGATTAGTCGTTCCTGTTTTTTGAAGTAAGGCAAAAACATCATCAAAATATCTATCCGCTTTGTCTAAATTCAACATCACTTTTCCTTTAGCTAAAATCAAAGCTTCTTCTAATGTTGGCACATTGTGTATGGTACGAATCGCACAACCATTTTTTAGCTTTACCTTGCGAATGCTATCTAAAGTAATTTCTTTTACTTTGCCTTTTCCCGTGGTTGTTCTATCAATTGAACTATCATGCATTAAAATTAGATGTCCATCTTTTGTTTTTTGCAAGTCAACCTCAACGATATCAACCCCCATTTTAATCGCATTTTCGATTGCTGCCAATGAGTTTTCTGGAGAATTACGCCAATCCCCACGATGAGCGGCTACCAATACTTGTTGTAAATTAGGATTAAACAATTTTACCCTAATAGAATCTACTCGCGTTTGCGCAATTGCGCTAATTGCTAATAGAATAAACGGAATAATTAATTTTTTTTTCATTATTATTTATTTTTTTTCGAAAGAGTTATTTTTCCATATAAATTTTTCTCCCCAAAAAGGAATTATAACATTTTCATTATTTAATTTGTCAGCTCTTTCCAAAGCAGATTTAAATGACCATCTTGAATGAGATTCACCCGCATGAGTAAGCTCCAAAATATGTGATAAAAAAATGTTTTGAGCTATTACTTTTCCTTGCCCAATTCCCAAAATATTGTTTTCAGTCAATGGATTTGGCGCATATCTCGGAATTAAAAGATTTACTTTATTAAAAATATTAGTATACTGTTTTGGCTTGTAATTAGAGTCGCCAACATGCATTAATTTAAAATGATTTGCATCTACTCCGCAATCTATAGAAAAAACAGATACGAAATTGAATAGTTTCGAATTATTATGATCTGTAATTGAAACCTTAATCTTACAATTTCCAATTTGATAATCAGTTGGAATTTTAGATTTATAAACACCTGCTCCTTCAATAAAATTTGACAAAACTGGTTTTTTATGCTTTAGCATCTCTGAAATGAGCTGTTTATCATAATGATCTCTGTGATTATGGGTTACACAAAGAAAATCTAAATATGGTGCTAATAATCTAGCATCTTTATGCATTATATCTATTCCAAAACACATAGACGGAGTTTTTACAACATACCCCATATTATATAACATCCATATAACTACAGAACCTGTTTCAACATGCACATTTTGAATTTCGTTGATAACTTTATCTAAACTTTTAGAGTAATAATCTAGCAAAGCATTACTGTTTTCTAATCTTTTTGCATCATCTGTACTTTCAAGGTAAGATTTAAAGAAATCAGAACTACAATTATCAGCCAATTTTTGAATCTCATTATAAACCAAAAGTCTCTCTCCCCCATGCATGTGCCACGGATTTGTAGCCCATAACCTATCGGAAAGTTTGTGATTATTTGAAACAACCGTTTTGGCATCAGGAACCCCTTCTGAGTCTCCGCATGAAATTACGAATATAAAAACAAATAATAAAGCTAAAAACTTTTTCATTGAATTAATAACCTGGATTTTGCCATAAAATTTTATTATCATTTATTTTCTCAATTTCACTTTGTGGAATTGGAAATAACAACTGATAATCTTTTATATCTATATCTTGAGCTTTTTTCATTATTTGTTTTGCATACCCCATTCTTACTAAATCAAACCATCTATGCCCCTCGTACGGAAACTCTCTATGCCTTTCATCTAAAATCATTTTCTTAATTAATTCTTGATTAGACAATTCTGATGTAGTTAAAACTTCTAATCCAGCGCGAACTCGTACTTCGTTTAAATATTTTATAGATTCTTCACTATATGAAATTTCATTCAACGCTTCTGCAAGAGATAATAAAACATCTGCATATCTGATTAAAATTTTATCATTTCCAACTTGCTTATACGCTTCATTTCTTACATCCATAAATTTATTCATCAAATAAACTCTTTTTTCAGCTTGTTCGTATAAGAGCAATGGTTTTCTTTTATCTTCATCAGTATATAGATACTTCAAACTAGGTACTTGATAATTTTCATCTTTTCTATTTGTTATATGAAACCAATAATTATGTCCTTCATTAAGAATGTCTTTATTAAATCTAACAGAAAATATGATTTCATCGTTAGTTTTATTGTTTACATCAAAAATATCTAAAGGATTTTCCAACAATTGATATTTATTTACCAAAGGGGTCAGAACATTTACAGCTTCTGTATTTTTGTGAAATGTTAAATAAACTTTTCCAAGTAAAGCTCTTGCTGCTCCCGATGTCGCACGACCTACATTTACGTTATCATATTTTTCTGGCAACATATTGTCATCTATAATCATTTTAAGGTCACCAGCTATGAATTTCAACATCTCATCGTCTGTACTTCTTTTAATTTTTAATGCCTCACTAGGTGTCACAACCTTTCTAGTAACAGGGACTCCGCCCCATACTCTGTACATGTTGAAATATACTAAAGCCCGAACAAACATTGCTTCTGCTTTATATTGTTTTTTTAGGCTTTCATCAAAATTCGCTTGATCAATTCGGTCTAAAATGAGATTACAACGATATACGTTATTATTAAATATAGCCCAATATTTAGACAACAATCCATTGGATGGTCTATCTACAAAATGGTCAATATCATATCGATCTTGTGTCCCAGTAGTAGGGGCTGTCAACATAAGATTATCACTTCTAAATTCAGAGAATTCAGTATAAAAATCAACCTGTGTTTGAAGTTTTGAGTAACAACCTATTACAGCCACATCAAAGTCTTTACTAGTTTTATAAACTTTATCAATAACCAATTTATTATTTGGTGTTGTTTCTAAAAAATCATCATTACACGAATTAAAAGTTAGTAATGAGATTATTGCGAATGTTATTGTTTTTATATTATTTTTCATGACTATTATAATGATAAATTAACTCCAAAAATTAATGTTCTAGCTAAAGGGTAAGTACCATAATCCTCTCCAGGCGTAAGCGAACTTCCTGGCCTAGCATTAACCTCAGGATTGTAACCGCTGTATTTAGATATAGTAAACAAGTTTTGCCCTGTAAAATACAATTTTAATTTCTTAATATTTAAAGAGTTGGTTAGGTTTTCAGGAAGAGTATATCCTATAGAAACATTTTGCAATCTTAAATACGAACCATCCTCAATGTGCCATGTAGATGTTCTTCCATTACTTCCTGTCTGTTTTCTATTTGCTTTGTTCACCTGCCCATTCCCTGGATTATCAACGCTTCTCCATCTATCTAATGCTATGGTTGTTCCATTAAAATTCCCTTCTAAATTATCTATATATCTCTTATTTAGATTTAAAATTTCATTTCCGTAAACCC
This Ornithobacterium rhinotracheale DNA region includes the following protein-coding sequences:
- the folB gene encoding dihydroneopterin aldolase — its product is MLGEIHLTNIKIYAYHGCLPEENVIGAWYVVNLRVEVDLTQAGKTDDLKYTINYADLSEIIHRRMKQKSNLLEKVCYDILAEIKNYSDQIEGAEIQLAKLDPPMPGNIESASVKMYQKFR
- the rsgA gene encoding ribosome small subunit-dependent GTPase A, whose product is MKGRVIKSTGSWYSIATDSGETFEARIRGKFRLKGIKHTNPIAVGDEVEFSLDKDNIAFIEKIYERHNYIIRRSVNLSKKTHIIASNIDVAVILATFKNPRTSTGFIDRFLVTAEAYHIHPVILFNKVDEITPEERPEFETLKKIYTDIGYQVLEISATENIGLNKVKDLLKDQTSVFMGHSGVGKSTLVNALNPELNLKTKMVSTFNQKGQHTTTFAQMYAWPFGGYIIDTPGIKEFGLADFKEDEIQNYFPELFKLKQDCKFHNCKHLNEPKCAVKEALEAGEIAPSRFESYLNFIAESNESSHTKS
- a CDS encoding RagB/SusD family nutrient uptake outer membrane protein codes for the protein MKNNIKTITFAIISLLTFNSCNDDFLETTPNNKLVIDKVYKTSKDFDVAVIGCYSKLQTQVDFYTEFSEFRSDNLMLTAPTTGTQDRYDIDHFVDRPSNGLLSKYWAIFNNNVYRCNLILDRIDQANFDESLKKQYKAEAMFVRALVYFNMYRVWGGVPVTRKVVTPSEALKIKRSTDDEMLKFIAGDLKMIIDDNMLPEKYDNVNVGRATSGAARALLGKVYLTFHKNTEAVNVLTPLVNKYQLLENPLDIFDVNNKTNDEIIFSVRFNKDILNEGHNYWFHITNRKDENYQVPSLKYLYTDEDKRKPLLLYEQAEKRVYLMNKFMDVRNEAYKQVGNDKILIRYADVLLSLAEALNEISYSEESIKYLNEVRVRAGLEVLTTSELSNQELIKKMILDERHREFPYEGHRWFDLVRMGYAKQIMKKAQDIDIKDYQLLFPIPQSEIEKINDNKILWQNPGY
- the nhaD gene encoding sodium:proton antiporter NhaD, which encodes MNTIIVLVFIVGYVLITLEHTIKLDKTVPALIMAAVMWALLSTNLLTVYEINNGLVPIFEHLGIPDVSEAKLEAIEESLLHHLGKTAEILFFLIGAMTIVEIIDLHRGFEIIKDFVKTRSKRKLLWIVGVLAFFLSAIIDNLTATIVLITILRKIIPNKEERLWYAGLIVIAANAGGAWSPIGDVTTTMLWIAGKVSVAKLIEYLVIPAVLCFAVPFAVASFLPAFKGQVTPEEEGDRQKLPSSAVMLYLGLGMIIFVPVFKTLTHLPPYVGMMLSLGVVWFAAEFVTNFKFDYNDCNTMEEVHQRKKQFSVHRALGRIEMSSILFFLGILMAVAALESLGMLFNFAEWLNTTIPQEEIVVLLLGIGSAVIDNVPLVAASIGMFNDPMDAELWHFIAYAAGTGGSLLIIGSAAGVAAMGMEKIDFFWYVKNISWLALIGFIAGALLIITFKHLGMYDSVEPAVTLLQQLK
- a CDS encoding glycerophosphodiester phosphodiesterase family protein, which produces MKKKLIIPFILLAISAIAQTRVDSIRVKLFNPNLQQVLVAAHRGDWRNSPENSLAAIENAIKMGVDIVEVDLQKTKDGHLILMHDSSIDRTTTGKGKVKEITLDSIRKVKLKNGCAIRTIHNVPTLEEALILAKGKVMLNLDKADRYFDDVFALLQKTGTTNQIIMKGGKSPANVHKKYGEYLKKVIYMPVINLDKPKAKEMVVDFVKDMKPVAFELVFKSKDNPLPKDLKQVLKGKSLIWYNTLWDTLAGGYDDDMALQDRDAAYGYLINELGARIIQTDRPAYLLEYLREKKLHN
- the dtd gene encoding D-aminoacyl-tRNA deacylase — its product is MRVVIQRVKHAQVEVAEQLIGKIGLGLMILIGFEADETEEEFEWLSQKIVNLRIFPDENGVMNRSILDCDGEILLVSQFTLHAATKKGNRPSYIRAAKPDLAIPYYEKMISVLGQKLGKPVQTGEFGADMQVSLLNDGPVTIIIDTKQKDF
- a CDS encoding UDP-N-acetylmuramate--L-alanine ligase, which produces MKVHFIAIGGSAMHNLAIALKQKGYQVTGSDDSIFEPSKSRLEKYGILPPEIGWFPERITPDLDAVILGMHAQSDNPEMLKAQELGLKIYSYPEFLYEQSKDKTRVVIGGSHGKTTITSMILHALHYHGREEDYMVGAQLEGFEVMVRSTEESDFMIMEGDEYLSSALDRRSKFLLYQPNVALLSGIAWDHINVFPTFENYVEQFEKFVDSIVNGGIIVYNAEDPNVVRVVLKSQNPIRKIPYKTPAHYIEDGITYLETAEGPIPLEIFGKHNLSNLEGARHICNHLGMMDEEFYEAIQSFKGASKRLELVKRNKDYVVYKDFAHAPSKVSSSTAAVKEQYPANDLVACLELHTYSSLNPEFLVQYKDSLAKAEIKVVYYNEEALRIKRREPIEPAFIKEAFNDQSLIVFTEPQGLKNYIETLPKAGKVFLMMSSGNYGGLDLKEI